Genomic window (Mesorhizobium sp. M4B.F.Ca.ET.058.02.1.1):
CCACACGGCGGGCGGTGTCGTGAAGCCCGGCGAGACATTGATGACAGTCGTGCCGCTCGGACAACAACTCGTGGTCGAGGCCATGGTCAGACCCGAGGATGTCGAGACGATCGCCCCCGGGCAGCCCGCGCGCGTCAGCTTCCCGGCCTTCGCCCGCTACAACCTGCCGCCTCTCGAGGGCGTCGTGGAGATCGTGTCGGCTGACCGCATGACGGAGGAGCGCAGCGGGGCACCGTATTTCGCCGCGACCGTTTTGATCGACAGAAATGAGCTCGCCAAGCTGGAGGGCCGTAAGCTCTTGCCAGGCATGTCGAGCGAGGCGATGATCCGGACGGGTGCTCGCACCGTGCTTTCCTACCTGGCCGAGCCGATCACGCAGAACTTCCGCCGGGCGATGCGGGAAAAATAGCCGTAGGCCGCCCTTCTCGCGCCTCGACTTACCGAACGATAGATATCGTTCGATAGGTAGGGACATTGACCATAATACTATCGAAGCGGGAATAGACCGGCGCTCGCCATCGGCGGGACAATCAGGGATTCGAAGGCCGCGATTCAGAGGGCGGTCTTTCCTTTGGATGGGGCCCCTCAGGAATCGATCTTTCGCCTGGGGGTACATTTCGGCAGAACAGCAATGTCGATCACCTCGATTCTCGACGACGAGGCCGTCAACGACCGGAAGACCGCGCTACAAACCGGCGACAACGTCGACGACGCTTTGACAGACACCGATGTTGCAGACTCCTCGCAGCCGGCTTCGTTCCGAACCTGTGTCGAGACGAACCTCGGACTGAACTCCGCGCTCCCCTACCGGCGCCGGCGTTGCGACCGCCGAACGGCAGGTTCCCCAGCAATCTTCACGATAATCTCTAGGAGGCTCTCATGGCGCTTTCCGTAACGCTCACCGGCACGACCGTTACCCTTGACGAAACGGCCGGCTTGCAGAATGACGATACCAACACCGCCTTGCCGACTGCGTTCTCCAGTCGGCTGACGGCACTCGGCGCTGACCCGGCCACCGCGATTAATGCAGCGGTGAGCAACGGCAACGTCATTTCCATCAGCGGCGTCACGGGCTCGGTCGGCAACATCGCCTTCACCGATTCTAGCGGCGGCGCGCTCGACGGTGACTCGAGCGGTCTCTTTACCAACGACGGCGAAGAGATCTTTCTTTTCACGGACACGCAGAACGACAACATCGTGCTCGGCAAGACGTCAGCAGGCGCCATCGCCTTCGCGGTTTACCTCGAGGAGACCGGGAGCCCGACCAGCGGCGGCAAGTTCTGGAGCATTCAATACGAGGCGCTGGAGCATCCGGACGCCACCAACCCCGATGACTCCATCGACCTGGACGGCAATCTCAAGGTCTCGGTCAGTGAGGAGATCAACTTCGCCTTCGCCGGGGCACCCTCGGGCAGCAACCTGTTCATGATGTTCGGCAATCCGGCCTCCACCCAGATCGTGGTGATCGGGAAGGACCCGCTCGATCAATCCGCCGGCGGCAACATCACAACCAAGGATGTGCTTAATATCAGCCAGGCCGGCAGCACCACCTCATTCGGCGTCAACGGCAACCAGATCAACCCCGGTGAGGGGGCGTTCATCACCTATGTCACGGGCGCGAACACGAACTTCCTGGTGCCAAATCTGGACCAGAACGAGGCCGACGTCGAAGCCAACATCGCGTTCACGAACGTCGTCAATGCGAGTTCGGCATCCTTCACCGTCAACCAGACCAATCCGGGCGTCGGACCCGTCAGCGTCAAGATCTCGGCCCTCAACACCGCCGCTGAACCGGGGGTGAATTTCGTCAACGGGCTCACCGGCGACACGGCCGTCACCATCACCTCGGTCTCGGTCGTCGACAACATCGTCAAGACAGGCAATACGCAATTTCTTCCGACCGTCACGGACAACGGCGACGGCACCTGGACGATCAAGGGCCTGAGCACCGGCGACAAGGTGCAGTGGACGACGAGCGGAACCCATGACCGCGTGCTGATCGAAAACGTCAGCAACGCCGATGGCGTTTCCGGCAACGACAACAACACCTTCGATATCGGCGGGTTCAGCTTGAGCAGCCCCAACGCCGCGAGCGCCGTGGTCGGCACGGCTGTCCACTTCGAGGACGACGGACCGCTTAATAACGCGGCCACGGTGAACGTAAACGTTGATGAGGACGAGTTGACGGGTCTGTCGACGGGCATTACGGACAACGACGCGACGACCACGGTAGCGGCGTTTACCGGTGCGCAGATTGCGGGCCTGGTGAATGCAGGCGCCGACCAACCGGTGACGGTGTCGCTCAATCCGTTGATCGACAACGTGGACACGGGGCTGGACTCGAAAGGATCCAGCATCCTGTTCGACTTCGTTGATGCAACGCACGTGAACGGCGTGGCGGACGGGCGGACGGTGTTCACGCTGGTGCAGACGGCGGGTGCTGACACGAAGCTGGGCACGGCCGACGACGCATTCACCTTCACGCTGCTCGATCAGATCGACCACACGCCGCTGGCGACCGGCGGGGGCGACGCGGAGACGATCGCGCTGAGCTTGGCCTCGGTGTTCGTAGCGACCGACGGCGACGGCGACAGCGTTGTGATCGATGCCGGGGCGTCGGTCACGATCGAGAACGACGTGCCGCAGAACAACGCGGCCACGGTGAACGTGAACGTTGATGAGGACGAACTGACGGGTCTGTCGACGGGCATTACGGACAATGACGCGACGACCACGGTGGCGGCGTTTACCGGTGCGCAGATTGCGGGCCTGGTGAATGCAGGCGCCGACGAGCCCGTGACGGTGTCGCTCAATCCGTTGATCGACAACGTGGATACGGGGCTGGACTCGAAAGGATCCAGCATCCTGTTCGACTTCGTTGATGCAACGCACGTGAACGGCGTGGCGGACGGGCGGACGGTGTTCACGCTGGTGCAGACGGCGGGTGCTGACACGAAGCTGGGCACGGCCGACGACGCATTCACCTTCACGCTGCTCGATCAGATCGACCACACGCCGCTGGCGACCGGCGGGGGCGACGCGGAGACGATCGCGCTGAGCTTGGCGTCGGTGTTCGCAGCGACCGACTTTGACGGCGACAGCGTGGTGATCGACGCCGGAGCGTCGGTCACGATCGAGAACGACGTGCCGACCATCGGGCTTATCAGCGACGGGCTGGTGGACTTCGCTTCCGGCAGCAGCAAGACCAACACGCTCAGCGGGGTGGTCGGGGCGGATGAACCGGCAACCTATAGCATCACGAGCTCCCCAGCGACCGTGACGATATTGGACGGCACATCCTCGCAGGTAACACTGCTCAGGGACCTTACGAACAGCAACACCGTCGCTACCTACTTCAAGGATGTTGATAGTAGCGGCACACACAACGCCGGAGACATCGATTTCTTCAAGCTGACCCTGTCGGGCGGCAACTACACCTTCGATGTTCTCGAGAATCCTCCGCCCGCGGAGGTGAATTTCAGCTTCGCCGGGGCACCCTCCGGCAGCAACCTGTTCATGATGTTCGGCAATCCGGCCTCCACCCAGATCGTGGTGATCGGGAAGGACCCGCTCGATCAATCCGCCGGCGGCAACATCACAACCAAGGATGTGCTTAATATCAGCCAGGCCGGCAGCACCACCTCATTCGGCGTCAACGGCAACCAGATCAACCCCGGTGAGGGGGCGTTCATCACCTATGTCACGGGCGCGAACACGAACTTCCTGGTGCCAAATCTGGACCAGAACGAGGCCGACGTCGAAGCCAACATCGCGTTCACGAACGTGTTCAATACGAGTTCGGCATCCTTCACCGTCAACCAGACCAATCCGGGCGTCGGACCCGTCAGCGTCAAGATCTCGGCCCTCAACACCGCCGCTGAACCGGGGGTGAATTTCGTCAACGGGCTCACCGGCGACACGGCCGTCACCATCACCTCGGTCTCGGTCGTCGACAACATCGTCAAGACAGGCAATACGCAATTTCTTCCGACCGTCACGGACAACGGCGACGGCACCTGGACGATCAAGGGCCTGAGCACCGGCGACAAGGTGCAGTGGACGACGAGCGGAACCCATGACCGCGTGCTGATCGAAAACGTCAGCAACGCCGATGGCGTTTCCGGCAACGACAACAACACCTTCGATATCGGCGGGTTCGGCCTCAGCCAGGCGCAGCCGGCACCCGACGAGAAGCTCGACTTCACCGTGCAGATCGCCGATTTCGACGGCGACACGGCAAGCGACAGCTTCTCCATTGGCATCGACGGGACCGGCATCTTCGACGACAACCACGTCGACGGCGTCGTCATAGCTTGACTCGATCCGGCCGGGCGCCATCCCCTGACGCCCGGCCGGGCACTGGCCCAAAGGCATCGAAACGGGGGTATCCGTGATGCAGCCAAGACCGCAGTTCCAGGAGGTGATGCATCTGGCGCGGCGCCAGGTGCCCGCCCTCCTCCTTTTCAGCCTGCTCGCCAACCTCCTCCTGCTCGCCAGCACAGTCTACATGCTGCAGATCTACGACAGGGTCCTGTCGAGCGGCTCGATCGATACGCTGATGTGGCTCACCCTGGCGGTGATCGCCGCGATCGCCGTCTATGGTATGCTGGAACAGGCCCGACGCATGATCCTCGGGCATATCAGCCAATGGCTCGATGACCAACTCAGCGTTCCGGTGATCGAACGAGCCATGGAAGCTCGCCTTGCGGGCAGCAGCCTCGAGGCCGGCCTGAAGGATGTGGCCGACTTGCGGGGCTTCGTTGCCGCTGACGGCATGCTGACCTTTCTCGACGCGCCCTGGACGCCCGTCTTCCTGGCGTTCATGTGGCTCCTGCACCCGGCATTGGGCCTGGTCGGAATAGCCGGGGCGGTGCTTTTGTTCTGTGGCGCGCTGGCCAACGACTTTCTCACGCGCCGCAAGGGCCAGGAAGCGTCGCTGGGTCTGCGCCGCAATCAGGCCGCGGCCAGTCAATACGTCGATGGCGCCGAGACGCTCCGCTCGCTCGGCATGTCAGAGCCGGCGCTGCAGCGCTGGGAAGAAAAACAGCAGTCGTTGATGACCATCCAAGCGCAGCTTCTCAGTCGCACAACCAGCATCGCCAGCCTGTCGCGCTCGCTGCGTCTGGCCCTTCAAGTGGCCGTGCTGGGGCTCGGCGCGTATTTTGTCCTGCGTGGCGAACTGACGGCCGGATCGATGATCGCGGCATCGATCCTGCTCAGCCGCGCGCTCGCGCCGATAGAACGCTCGATCGGAGCCTGGCGCAGCCTGGTCACTGCCCGCACCGCGCGTCGCAACCTCATGCGCCTCTTCGCCGACACCGGGTCCCGGCAGAGCGGCGGCGTAACCTTGCCGCGCCCGCAAGGGCGCCTGAAGCTCGAGGACGCATACTACTATGCGCCGGGAACACAGCAGACACTGATCAACAAAGTGTCCTTCGATGTGGTGGTCGGCGAGACCTGCGGCGTGATCGGACCGTCGGGCTCCGGCAAGACCACGCTCTGCCGCCTGATAGTGGGGACGCTGCGCCCGTCGCTCGGCCATGTGAGGCTGGATAGTGCGGAGGTCGCAAGCTGGCCGCCGGATCAATTGGGGATGCACATCGGCTACGTGCCACAGCAGGTTGAGCTGTTTCCGGGAACGATCGCCGAGAACATCGGGCGCTTGCGCGATGTCGACAGCGCGGCAGTTGTCGCCGCGGCGCAACTTGCGGGTATCCACGAGATGATATTGCGGTTGCCGAACGGTTATCAAACCGAGGTAGGGCCGCATGGGGCACGGATCTCGCGCGGGCAGCGTCAGCGCATCGCCCTCGCCCGCGCCCTGTTCGGCAATCCCGCGCTCATCGTGCTCGACGAACCGAACACCGGCCTCGACGCGGACGGCGAAATGGCGCTGTTCAATGTCCTTCGCCTTTTGAAGGAACGAGGCTGCACCGTCATTCTCGTCAGCCACCAGATGAACCTTTTGCGCTCGGCGAACCATGTCGTTTTCATGCTCGATGGCGCCGTCAAGATGTTCGGCACGCGGGACGAGGTGCTCGGCGCGCTGGGCGGCCAGGCCAGACGGATTACCGTGCCGATGCCCAGACGAGACAAGAGCCACGCCAATGCACCGGCAACGCTGAAGGCGGCGGAGTGAGCCATGGACAATCGATTTGGCGACCTGTCGAAAATGCTGGACCTGCTGCTGGCCAGCCTGCGCGACGAAATGAACAGGCTGGTCGGTGCTGCCACAGATCTGGCAGCCGCGACACCGAGTTGGTTCGAAGAGCTGGACCAGCCGATGAAGATCGCCGCGGCGGCGGCCGCGAGCGCGCTGCCTCTGCTGCTGCTCGCCTGGCTCGTCCGGCGGCGGTCGCCTGCGTTCCGCGCCGGCAGGCGCGACCTTAACCGCCGCACGCGGCCAGCGCGCATGCTGGGCTACGTCTCGGCGATCGTCTTTGTCGGCGGTACCGCGGCGTGGTCGAGTATGGCGCTGCTAGCGAGCGCCGTGGTCGCCAATGGCGTCGTCAGCCCCGAAGGCTACCGCAAGACCGTCCAGCACCTGGAGGGCGGCATCATCGGGACAATCCATGTGCGCGAGGGCGACAAGGTCAGCGCCGGCCAGATCCTGATCAGCATGAAGACGACCGATGCTCAAGGGCGCTATGACGAGTTGCAGGGGCGCTACATCCGCTTGCTGGCGACCGAGGCGCGCCTGGTCGCCGAGCTTGCCGGACAAGACCGGATCAGCTTTCCCAGGGAGCTGACGTCGATCGACAGCGAGACGGCGCGGAAGGTGGTGGTCGAGGAGCAGGCGTTGCTCGACAGCCGCCTTGCGACCCGGGAGGGGCGCGAGCAGATCCTCAGCAAGCGCATAGCACAGATTGAAGAACAGAGCACGGGATGGAGGGACGTGATCGCCGCCCAGGCCGAGCAGCTCGGCTTGATCGACCAGGAGATCGTTTCGGCGCAGGCAATGTACAAACAGGGGCTGGAGCGCCTGCCGCGGATACTGGCGCTGCAGCGCGCCCAGGCCGATATCCGGGCGAACCAGGCATCGAACCGGTCGCAGGTCGCGGGCAACGACCAGCAGATCGGCGAGACCAAGCTGCAGTTGCTCAATCTGCGCCAGCAGGACAGCGAGAGAGCCAATGTAGATCTTGCCAAGGTGCGCGGCGACCTCGCCGAACTGCGCAGCCTTTTGCCCTCACGCCAGGATGTGCTGGCCAGGACCGATATCGTCGCGCCGATTTCCGGAACCGTCATGAACCTGCGTGTCAGGACTGAATCCGGCGTGATTTCCGGCGGCCAGCCGCTTCTCGATATCGTACCCAACGAGCCCAATCTGGTCATCGATTCACGTATCAAACCGGCCGATATCGACATGGTGCATCCGGACATGCCGGCACGCGTGGTGCTGTCGGCCTATCCGACCAGGCATCTGCCGCAGATCCACGGCCTGCTCACCTCTGTCTCGGCCGACCGGCTGACGGATGAGAGGACCGGCGAGCCCTATTTCCTCGCCAAGGTCAAGGTCGACGTCGCCGACCTCGGACAGCTGCATGACATCCATCTGTCGCCTGGCATGCCGGCGGAAGTCATGATCCTGACCGGCGAGCATACCCTGCTCGACTATATGCTGGCGCCGGTCCGCGACTCGCTCAATCGCGGGTTCAGGGAGCACTGAACAGGCGATCGAGGGTGCCGATGTTCGGGCGGCTCGTCAAGGCGCCGTTCTGCCTGTCGGCTTTCAGTCGGCATGCTGCGCTCAGCCAGGGACATCCGAGGCAAGGGTAGGCGCGCGGCGACCGATCGCGACCGCATCACTTGACGGCTGCGAGCTTGTCGATCGCGACGGTGAAGCCGGCGAGCGAGACCGGAATGGTCACGGGCTTGCGGGTAACCGGAGCGGTTCATCGTTTCGCGGAAACGTTGAGCCGTTCTATTTCTTGGCTTGCCGCAATCCCGGACGGAAAACCGTTTCACACTTTTCCTGGAGTTGCTCTAAACCGAATTGGCGCGAGACGCCTGGAGGATACCGATAATGACTGACGCCAAGACGCAGACGGCACCGGCCGCGGCCGACATTGGGCTACCGCTGTTCTATTCGAAGCCCGAGGCGCTCAATCCGATACGGCACGGCTCGCTCGGCCTGGCGGCGCGCGCCGACTTCTCCTTCGCCCGCTCCGCGCACGCAATTCCCGTGGCGGCGTCGGAAATGCCGGCGGCGATGCGATCCTACCCGATCGTCTTCATCGGCGCCGCCAAGGCGCCGGTGATCATCACCGGTGTGCGCCAGGACGAGAACCTGTTCGTCGATGCCGACGGCCGCTGGAGCGAGCCGCACTACATTCCGGCCTATGTGCGGCGCTATCCCTTCATCCTCGCCGACGACAGCAAGACGGCCGGCCGGCTGACGCTATGCATCGACCGCGCCAGCGAGCGCATCGTCGACCAGTTGCTGGCGCCGTTCCGCGAGGATGGCGGCAAGATCGCGCCCTTCTTCAACGGCACCGAGCCGACCGAGGCGACCAGGCAGGCTTTGGCCTTCTGCAACCAGTTCCAGACCGACTTCAACGCGACTCGGGCGATGATCGAGAAAATCGAAGCGCACGGCCTGTTCGCGCCGCGCCAGAGCAAGGTGACGCTGGAGGGCGGCGAGGTGCTCAACCTCACCGATTTCCAGGTGATCGACGAGGCCGCCCTCAACAAATTGAGCGACGAGGCCTTCCTCGACCTCAGGAAATCGGGCGCGCTGGGAATGCTCTACTGCCACCTCGCCTCGAGCAACAGCTGGACCTCGCTGGTCTATCAGGCGTCGATACGCAAGGCGCGCAAGTGAAACTCGGTCGCGCCTGAAACCTAGGGCGGTCCAACGCTTCACGGCATCGCTGCATGTGGGCTGGATGCGATAAGGGGCCGGCGACCGCGCCGGGCACGAAGGACTCCGCTCAGGACCGCCATTTCTCTTGGCGATGGCGAGCGTTGCCCGGTCCATCGACGTTCTGTTACAACGCAGGACAGCGTCGATGGAGCAGCAGTTTGGGCCGGCAAAGGAGTGGTCTTGCCCGGTGAGCCGGAAGTCCTGGACGACCGTTCGCCAATCCGCCTGGTGGCAGCCATTCGCCAGTCGGTCGCTGATGGCATCGTCGTCGAGGGCGGCGATCTCGAACCAGCCGACCGAGACCTGCTGCTCGCGGAAGAACTTTCCCTGGGCAATGTCGTACCGGCGCGCCGCCGCGAGTTTCGCGCCGGGCGCATTTATGCCCGGCAGGCTTTGCAGGGCCTTGGCGTATCCAACAGCGTCATCCCGGTCGGGCGCAATCGTGCGCCAGTCTGGCCGGCAGGTGTTGTCGGTTCCATCTCTCATACTCGAAGCCTGTGCGCTGTCGCCGTCGGATGGTCGGCCGATTTCCTGAGCATCGGTATCGACATCGAGGACGATTCTCCGCTTCCATGCGACTTGGCAAAACTGGTGTCGCAGGCCCCCGAACTGGAGGAGCAGGAAGAGATCGAAAGTCGCCTGGGCTACGACCTGCCCAAGCTTCTATTCGTGATCAAGGAAGCCTTTTACAAAATGCATTTCCCGCTCAACGGGAGCTTTTTGACGTTTCATGACGTTCGTGTCGAACTGAATGTGGAGAAACGCGCCGCCAAGGTCACGATCGCTCCATCAAGCCGCTTGGCGGCGGCCGACAATGGCTGTTTTGAGGGCCGTTTCGGCAGCAGCGATGGAATCTTATTCTCATATTTCGACATCGCCGCGCATTGACATGCCACGCTGCCCGCAAGCATTCAGTGAACCCGGCATGGGCTCTATTTCTGATCAGCGTCGATCCCGGGGCGGAGATCTGATGGACACTATACGTGGCCAAGTGGATCGGCATGCCAGATACAATTCGCTAGCGGCGGCTGTTCAGGCCGCGGGGCGCCCGCCCCTCACCGATCAGGGGTTGGGGCGCAAGATCCGACATGTCCGCGAAAGCTGGCGCTGGCGGGCGTCGGGCTAACCGATCGCGTCGCGCTTGAATGCCCGAGGGAGCGGAGGCTGTGGTTGCGATCGTGGCGGTCGCAGCCAATGCGGCGTGCGCCCCCCCTGAACCCGGCATTGCCTCCATATGAAGTTGAACAACAGCTGACCGCACCGCGGGCCCAGATCCCAACGCGCGAACCCGCGTCGCCACAGCATCGCGGGTGATCGGCCCCCCTCTCAAGCAGGAGAGCCCGCCTGTGCCGGTAAGGTCGAACAGTCCGCCTGCGACCTCATCCCCGCCGGTGCTCTGTAATTCTCGTACGGCCAGGCGAGAACCACGCCTCCAGCACAGGCAAGGCTCCTCGAGGGTCGCAGCGGCCGCACATGAAGAGGTCGAGGGCTGCATAGCCGGTCTCGGGCCAGGTGTGGATGCTGATATGGGACTCGGCGAGCAAGGCGACGCCGGTGATGCCTGCGCCCTCGCCGAAATTGTGCAATATGACGCCCAGCACCGTGGCGCCGCAGGCCGCCGCCGCCTCGCGCAACGTGCGCTCTATCCCCTCGGCATCCCGCAGGCCGCGGCACTCCCAGAAATCGACGAGCAGGTGCAGACCCGGGGCGAACGGCTGGGCCTGCACGGCCTGGGGCTGATCAGTCACCCGGGCATCCATCAGGAGCGCCCCGGTTCTTGCGCGAACAGAACCTGCTTCCAGCTGGTGTCCCTGGTCTGCATGCGCCAGATGAAGGCATCGAGGATGTAGTGGGTGGCTTGGGGCATTGCGAGCAGCGGCGCCAGCCAAATCAGCGCGTCGGAGGAGCCGAGCGACGGCAGGGTACCGAAGAGGCCGAACAGGCTGCCATGCTCGCGCCAGACGAAGCCATCCCACAACCCCTCCTCCAGATAGGCGAGGCCGAAGAGGGCGGCCATGTAGACAGGCACGGCGCGCCAGGTAAACAGATGGGCGATCCATGGCGCCAGGAAGGAACTGCGCCCTCCCTGCAGCCGCGCCTGGTTGCGGCCATAGCCCCAGATCAGCGCGATATAGGGGATGCCGTGGGCGATGATGTTGGTGCCGGTGAAAACGAGGTCGTTGTCAAACAGCACGATGCCGATGAACCAGGACATCGCGGTGCCGACCAGCAACAAATTGCGCGGCAGGTTGAAACCGATGCCGCGGCGGAGCAGCGCCGCCTCCTTGATGACGTAGGCGGCCAGGATGGCGGCATAGGCGAGGCCGGCGACGGTGGCAAGCAGCGGCAGGTCGAGGCGGATGAAATCGCCTTCGATGAACCAGGAGAATTCCCGCTGGTGGCAATGCCAGTAGATGAGCGGATAGAGCGTGGCGCCGTAGATCGCAGCCTTGTCGATGCGGCGGAAGAGCGGTGGCAGGCCGCGTTCCCGGCGGGCATAGATCATCATGAACCCGTATTGCTGGCGCACGAAGTGGAACACGGCGGCATAGGCGAGCACGCGCCAGAACACCAGGCTGCCGCACCAGTAAAGCAGGCAGCCTCCCAGCCAGGCCAGCAGCGGCGTCAAGCCATAGAGCCAGGGCCGCGCGCTGAGCTCGGCGCGGTCGAGATAGGTGCGGAACAGGGTCGAATAGACATGGGCCACGTCGACGCCGACCACCAGCACCAGCCAGACCCACGGCGACGTCTCGCTTGCCGCGCCGCCCGACAGCGACCAGACCAGGGCGGCCAGCGTCACCACCAGCGCCGGCGCCAGGATGAAGCCGAGGTCGAAGCGGGCGGAGAATATCCAGGGTTGGGCTTTGAGGAAGGAATGCGCCATCACAGCACCGTCTCGAAAGGATGGCCCAAATAGGCCATGGCGTTCTCGGCCGCACGAACCCCGTGCGTATAGGCCTCCTCGAAGATGGAGACGCCGCTCATGTCCGAATGGGCGGTGAAGACAGGCGGCTTCTGCACGAGACCCGCGCGCCGCTGCGCGCCCCAGATGAAGCCCGGCACCGGCCGGATCATCGCATGCCCCCAAACCCAGACATCGACCCGCCGGACGTGGCCTTCGAGCTCGGGATGGACCGCGAGGAGCTCCTTGAGGAAGATGCCCTGCCAGGCGTGCAGCGGCCGCGCCAGAGCTTCCCGGCGCGCCTCCTCCGGCGGCAGGTGACTAAGCGGCCAGTAGTAGGTCAACACCGTGTTCGTCGGGCGCATCTGGGTGATCTGGTGGCCACGACATAGCCGAGCAGGGGGCTGTCGAAGACGACATTGTCCCAACTCAGGCCGGCCCCCGTGCCGCCGGGGAGGCTGTCGAGCGTGATGTTGGCCACCGCCCAGGGCGCATAGGAAAAGCCGGCGGCAAGGGCCGCATGCTTCATCAGCCGTGCAGTCACGAAATGAGGTGTCGCCAGCACCACGGCCTTCGCCTCGACGCGGAAGGTCTTGTCCTCGGCCGCGTCCCAGACGTCGACAGCCGCGCCCGCATCATCTGTTTCGACGGCAAAGGCCAGCGTCCGCGACCGCACGCGCGGGCCAAGGACCTCGGCGAGGCGGTGCGTGAGATAGCCATTGCCTTCCGGCCAGGTGACCAGCCCCTGCTCGTCGGCATCGGCCGCCCTGCCGTTGCGGGAGGCAAAATAATGGATGCCGGCCCAGGCCGAGACGTCCTGCGACCGCGTGCCGTAGTCGTCGCGGCAGCAATAGTCGACATACCAGGCGAGCCCCGGCGAGCGATAGCCTTCGCGCTCCATCCAGGCCGTCATGGCAATGGCGTCGAGTGCCATCAGATCGGCGTCCTGCGAACTCAGGTCGAGCGGAATGGCGAAAGCCCGCCGGCCGTCGGTGCCGACGCGCCGGCGAAAGTCGCGCATCGTAGCGAAGAAGCGCTTGGTCTCCGCCTCCTCCTCGTCAGTGAGACCTATCGCCGGCACCAGCCCGTCCTGCCAGCGCCCGTAGCGGTAGAGGCGCTCGGAAGGGTCGGCGCAGAGGGCATACTCGTCGTAGAGCGGCGCGCCCGTGGGGCCGTACCCGGTGATGATGGCGAAGTCCTCGAACAGTGCCCGCACCGCCCTGGCTTCCTGGGTGAGCAACGGCACGTAGTGAGCGCCCCAGGGAAAGGCACTGACCTCGTTGCGCCCGCTGGCGGCATTGCCGCCGGGAGTTGCTTCGAGATCGAGCAGCAGGAAATCGTCATAGCCGGCCCTGGCAAGGCGATAACCGGCGCCCAGGCCCGCGACGCCGCCGCCGACGATGACGACATCGGTGCGGCGGATCTCGCCCGGCGCTGCGAAGGTGCCGCCTCGCAGCCTGTGGCCGATGGAGGAGGAGGCGCCGACGAGTTCACCGGGCACCGGGCCGCTCTCCCCGCCGCTGGACAACGCCCTTCCTACCAGCCCGGAACCGGCAAGGCCAAGCGAGGCGGCTCCAAGCGCCAGGAACTGCTTGCGGGTGATCCGGCTCATGGCTTGGCCATCGTTCGCGAAACCGACCGCCCGGTAGGCATCTTCGGATGCGTCACGTTCAAAGACGGTCGTTCCTTGCCGGTCTGAAGGCCGGCACTCCGGCTTTCAATAAATGAGGTAATCGCCC
Coding sequences:
- a CDS encoding type I secretion system permease/ATPase, with amino-acid sequence MQPRPQFQEVMHLARRQVPALLLFSLLANLLLLASTVYMLQIYDRVLSSGSIDTLMWLTLAVIAAIAVYGMLEQARRMILGHISQWLDDQLSVPVIERAMEARLAGSSLEAGLKDVADLRGFVAADGMLTFLDAPWTPVFLAFMWLLHPALGLVGIAGAVLLFCGALANDFLTRRKGQEASLGLRRNQAAASQYVDGAETLRSLGMSEPALQRWEEKQQSLMTIQAQLLSRTTSIASLSRSLRLALQVAVLGLGAYFVLRGELTAGSMIAASILLSRALAPIERSIGAWRSLVTARTARRNLMRLFADTGSRQSGGVTLPRPQGRLKLEDAYYYAPGTQQTLINKVSFDVVVGETCGVIGPSGSGKTTLCRLIVGTLRPSLGHVRLDSAEVASWPPDQLGMHIGYVPQQVELFPGTIAENIGRLRDVDSAAVVAAAQLAGIHEMILRLPNGYQTEVGPHGARISRGQRQRIALARALFGNPALIVLDEPNTGLDADGEMALFNVLRLLKERGCTVILVSHQMNLLRSANHVVFMLDGAVKMFGTRDEVLGALGGQARRITVPMPRRDKSHANAPATLKAAE
- a CDS encoding HlyD family type I secretion periplasmic adaptor subunit, yielding MDNRFGDLSKMLDLLLASLRDEMNRLVGAATDLAAATPSWFEELDQPMKIAAAAAASALPLLLLAWLVRRRSPAFRAGRRDLNRRTRPARMLGYVSAIVFVGGTAAWSSMALLASAVVANGVVSPEGYRKTVQHLEGGIIGTIHVREGDKVSAGQILISMKTTDAQGRYDELQGRYIRLLATEARLVAELAGQDRISFPRELTSIDSETARKVVVEEQALLDSRLATREGREQILSKRIAQIEEQSTGWRDVIAAQAEQLGLIDQEIVSAQAMYKQGLERLPRILALQRAQADIRANQASNRSQVAGNDQQIGETKLQLLNLRQQDSERANVDLAKVRGDLAELRSLLPSRQDVLARTDIVAPISGTVMNLRVRTESGVISGGQPLLDIVPNEPNLVIDSRIKPADIDMVHPDMPARVVLSAYPTRHLPQIHGLLTSVSADRLTDERTGEPYFLAKVKVDVADLGQLHDIHLSPGMPAEVMILTGEHTLLDYMLAPVRDSLNRGFREH
- a CDS encoding FAD-dependent oxidoreductase, whose translation is MSRITRKQFLALGAASLGLAGSGLVGRALSSGGESGPVPGELVGASSSIGHRLRGGTFAAPGEIRRTDVVIVGGGVAGLGAGYRLARAGYDDFLLLDLEATPGGNAASGRNEVSAFPWGAHYVPLLTQEARAVRALFEDFAIITGYGPTGAPLYDEYALCADPSERLYRYGRWQDGLVPAIGLTDEEEAETKRFFATMRDFRRRVGTDGRRAFAIPLDLSSQDADLMALDAIAMTAWMEREGYRSPGLAWYVDYCCRDDYGTRSQDVSAWAGIHYFASRNGRAADADEQGLVTWPEGNGYLTHRLAEVLGPRVRSRTLAFAVETDDAGAAVDVWDAAEDKTFRVEAKAVVLATPHFVTARLMKHAALAAGFSYAPWAVANITLDSLPGGTGAGLSWDNVVFDSPLLGYVVATRSPRCARRTRC
- a CDS encoding 4'-phosphopantetheinyl transferase superfamily protein translates to MPGEPEVLDDRSPIRLVAAIRQSVADGIVVEGGDLEPADRDLLLAEELSLGNVVPARRREFRAGRIYARQALQGLGVSNSVIPVGRNRAPVWPAGVVGSISHTRSLCAVAVGWSADFLSIGIDIEDDSPLPCDLAKLVSQAPELEEQEEIESRLGYDLPKLLFVIKEAFYKMHFPLNGSFLTFHDVRVELNVEKRAAKVTIAPSSRLAAADNGCFEGRFGSSDGILFSYFDIAAH
- a CDS encoding SapC family protein, producing the protein MTDAKTQTAPAAADIGLPLFYSKPEALNPIRHGSLGLAARADFSFARSAHAIPVAASEMPAAMRSYPIVFIGAAKAPVIITGVRQDENLFVDADGRWSEPHYIPAYVRRYPFILADDSKTAGRLTLCIDRASERIVDQLLAPFREDGGKIAPFFNGTEPTEATRQALAFCNQFQTDFNATRAMIEKIEAHGLFAPRQSKVTLEGGEVLNLTDFQVIDEAALNKLSDEAFLDLRKSGALGMLYCHLASSNSWTSLVYQASIRKARK
- the speD gene encoding adenosylmethionine decarboxylase, translating into MTDQPQAVQAQPFAPGLHLLVDFWECRGLRDAEGIERTLREAAAACGATVLGVILHNFGEGAGITGVALLAESHISIHTWPETGYAALDLFMCGRCDPRGALPVLEAWFSPGRTRITEHRRG